One Cellulomonas sp. NS3 genomic region harbors:
- a CDS encoding (deoxy)nucleoside triphosphate pyrophosphohydrolase, whose translation MTRPVLVVAAAIVDDLDSPRELLAARRSAPASLAGRWEFPGGKVDPGESPEEALHRELREELGVRVGLGHELVGPDGGAWRLTDTYVMRLWMAEVVDGIPEPLVEHDALQWLPLGQWTTVPWLDGDVRIVEALAAQYVTD comes from the coding sequence ATGACGCGTCCCGTGCTCGTGGTCGCCGCGGCGATCGTCGACGACCTCGACTCCCCCCGCGAGCTGCTCGCAGCCCGCCGGTCCGCCCCCGCGAGCCTCGCCGGACGCTGGGAGTTCCCCGGCGGCAAGGTCGACCCGGGCGAGTCCCCCGAGGAGGCGCTGCACCGCGAGCTGCGCGAGGAGCTCGGCGTCCGCGTCGGCCTGGGCCACGAGCTCGTCGGGCCCGACGGCGGCGCGTGGCGCCTCACCGACACCTACGTCATGCGGCTGTGGATGGCCGAGGTGGTCGACGGGATCCCCGAGCCCCTCGTCGAGCACGACGCGCTGCAGTGGCTCCCGCTCGGGCAGTGGACGACGGTGCCGTGGCTCGACGGCGACGTCCGGATCGTGGAGGCGCTCGCCGCGCAGTACGTGACGGACTGA
- the gcvP gene encoding aminomethyl-transferring glycine dehydrogenase, which yields MLTQLGYDSLDDLVDAAVPASIRTDRPLDLPAARSEAEVLAALRAIAAKNTVMTQMIGLGYSDTITPPVIRRNVLESPAWYTAYTPYQPEISQGRLEALLNFQTVIGDLTGLPTSNASLLDEATAVAEAVALMRRSVKGRPEGVVVLDSECLPQTVAVTRGRAEAIGLPVVVADLSAGLPDLGPGGLVGVVVQAPGVSGVVRDLRPLIEAAHAAGGLVTVAADLLALTILTPPGELGADIAVGSAQRFGVPLFYGGPHAAFMAVRSGLERMIPGRLVGVSIDADGAPAYRLALQTREQHIRREKATSNICTAQALLAITASMYAVYHGPDGLRAIAERVHARAVALADGLRAHGVAVAHETFFDTVRAVVPGRARAVVRAAAERGVNLWAPDEDHVQAACDETTTREHVRTVLAAVAEALGSAADAEPRPDEDAAGPATSTDVPLASGDLPTWAVRTSGYLTHPVFHVNRSETAMMRYLRRLSDKDLALDRTMIPLGSCTMKLNATVEMEAMTWPEFASIHPYVPREQAAGYAELIESLSTWLAEITGYAAVSVQPNAGSQGEFAGLLAIREYHAANRAEGDAVRDICLIPASAHGTNAASAALAGMRVVVVATAEDGSVELDDLRAKLAQHGPQVAAIMITYPSTHGVYEEDVRTVCDLVHEAGGQVYIDGANLNALVGLARPGEFGGDVSHLNLHKTFCIPHGGGGPGVGPIGVGAHLVPFLPGDPGAEHGSDARPTAAADGSGVADGSAAPSSGSPSAAAFASPGLPGPGAAAPVSAAPFGSAGILSISWAYVALMGGEGLRRATETAVLSANYLASRLAPHFPVLYTGPNGLVAHECILDLRQITKDTGVTAEDVAKRLMDYGFHAPTLSFPVAGTLMVEPTESEDLAELDRFVDALVSIRGEIDAVGAGRWPLTESPLRNAPHTAGSVTADVWDKPYGRELAAFPLASVRSDKYWPPVRRIDGAHGDRNLVCTCPPIEAYTS from the coding sequence ATGCTCACGCAGCTCGGCTACGACTCGCTCGACGACCTCGTCGACGCCGCCGTCCCCGCCTCGATCCGCACGGACCGCCCGCTCGACCTGCCGGCGGCCCGCAGCGAGGCCGAGGTGCTCGCGGCCCTGCGCGCGATCGCCGCGAAGAACACCGTGATGACGCAGATGATCGGGCTCGGGTACTCCGACACGATCACGCCGCCGGTGATCCGCCGCAACGTCCTCGAGTCGCCGGCCTGGTACACCGCGTACACGCCGTACCAGCCGGAGATCTCGCAGGGCCGGCTCGAGGCGCTGCTCAACTTCCAGACCGTGATCGGCGACCTCACGGGCCTGCCGACGTCGAACGCGTCGCTGCTCGACGAGGCCACGGCCGTCGCGGAGGCGGTCGCGCTCATGCGGCGCTCGGTCAAGGGCCGGCCCGAGGGTGTCGTGGTGCTGGACTCCGAGTGCCTGCCGCAGACGGTCGCGGTCACGCGGGGTCGCGCCGAGGCGATCGGGCTGCCGGTCGTGGTGGCGGACCTGAGCGCGGGCCTGCCCGACCTGGGCCCGGGCGGCCTCGTCGGCGTCGTGGTCCAGGCGCCCGGGGTCTCGGGCGTCGTGCGCGACCTGCGGCCGCTGATCGAGGCCGCGCACGCGGCGGGCGGGCTGGTCACGGTCGCCGCCGACCTGCTCGCGCTGACGATCCTCACGCCGCCGGGCGAGCTCGGTGCGGACATCGCCGTCGGCTCGGCGCAGCGGTTCGGCGTCCCGCTGTTCTACGGCGGGCCGCACGCCGCGTTCATGGCGGTGCGCTCGGGCCTCGAGCGGATGATCCCGGGCCGGCTCGTCGGGGTGTCGATCGACGCCGACGGCGCCCCCGCGTACCGGCTCGCGCTGCAGACGCGCGAGCAGCACATCCGGCGCGAGAAGGCGACGAGCAACATCTGCACCGCGCAGGCGCTGCTCGCGATCACGGCCTCGATGTACGCCGTCTACCACGGGCCCGACGGGCTGCGGGCGATCGCCGAGCGGGTGCACGCGCGCGCGGTCGCGCTCGCCGACGGGCTGCGGGCGCACGGGGTCGCCGTCGCGCACGAGACGTTCTTCGACACCGTCCGGGCCGTCGTGCCGGGTCGCGCGCGGGCCGTCGTCCGCGCCGCTGCCGAGCGCGGGGTCAACCTGTGGGCGCCCGACGAGGACCACGTCCAGGCGGCGTGCGACGAGACGACGACGCGCGAGCACGTGCGCACGGTGCTGGCCGCCGTCGCCGAGGCGCTGGGGTCCGCCGCCGACGCCGAGCCGCGCCCCGACGAGGACGCCGCCGGGCCCGCGACCAGTACCGACGTGCCGCTGGCGTCCGGTGACCTCCCCACGTGGGCCGTCCGCACGAGCGGCTACCTCACGCACCCCGTGTTTCACGTGAATCGTTCCGAGACCGCGATGATGCGCTACCTGCGCCGGCTCTCCGACAAGGATCTCGCGCTCGACCGCACGATGATCCCGCTGGGCTCCTGCACCATGAAGCTCAACGCGACGGTCGAGATGGAGGCCATGACCTGGCCCGAGTTCGCGTCGATCCACCCGTACGTGCCGCGCGAGCAGGCGGCCGGGTACGCCGAGCTCATCGAGAGCCTGTCGACGTGGCTCGCGGAGATCACCGGCTACGCCGCGGTCTCGGTCCAGCCCAACGCCGGCTCGCAGGGCGAGTTCGCCGGGCTGCTCGCGATCCGCGAGTACCACGCGGCGAACCGCGCCGAGGGCGACGCCGTGCGCGACATCTGCCTGATCCCCGCGTCGGCGCACGGCACGAACGCGGCCTCCGCGGCGCTCGCGGGCATGCGCGTCGTCGTCGTCGCGACCGCCGAGGACGGCTCGGTCGAGCTCGACGACCTGCGCGCCAAGCTCGCGCAGCACGGCCCGCAGGTCGCGGCGATCATGATCACGTACCCGTCGACGCACGGCGTCTACGAGGAGGACGTGCGCACGGTCTGCGACCTCGTGCACGAGGCCGGCGGCCAGGTCTACATCGACGGGGCGAACCTCAACGCGCTCGTCGGGCTCGCGCGGCCCGGCGAGTTCGGCGGCGACGTCTCGCACCTCAACCTGCACAAGACGTTCTGCATCCCGCACGGCGGCGGTGGCCCCGGCGTCGGACCCATCGGCGTCGGCGCGCACCTCGTGCCGTTCCTGCCCGGGGACCCCGGCGCCGAGCACGGGTCAGACGCGCGGCCCACGGCTGCGGCGGACGGCTCGGGGGTCGCCGACGGCTCGGCGGCGCCCTCGTCGGGCAGCCCGTCCGCGGCCGCCTTCGCGTCGCCCGGCCTGCCCGGTCCCGGCGCGGCCGCCCCGGTCTCCGCGGCGCCGTTCGGGTCGGCCGGCATCCTGTCGATCTCCTGGGCGTACGTCGCGCTCATGGGCGGCGAGGGTCTGCGCCGCGCGACCGAGACCGCCGTGCTCAGCGCGAACTACCTCGCGTCGCGCCTCGCCCCGCACTTCCCCGTGCTCTACACCGGCCCGAACGGACTCGTCGCGCACGAGTGCATCCTCGACCTGCGCCAGATCACCAAGGACACGGGCGTCACGGCCGAGGACGTCGCGAAGCGGCTCATGGACTACGGCTTCCACGCCCCGACGCTGTCGTTCCCCGTCGCGGGCACGCTCATGGTCGAGCCGACCGAGTCCGAGGACCTCGCCGAGCTCGACCGGTTCGTCGACGCGTTGGTGTCGATCCGCGGCGAGATCGACGCGGTCGGCGCCGGGCGCTGGCCGCTCACGGAGTCGCCGCTGCGGAACGCGCCGCACACGGCGGGCTCCGTCACGGCCGACGTCTGGGACAAGCCGTACGGGCGCGAGCTCGCGGCCTTCCCGCTCGCGAGCGTGCGCAGCGACAAGTACTGGCCGCCGGTGCGCCGGATCGACGGCGCGCACGGCGACCGCAACCTCGTCTGCACGTGCCCGCCGATCGAGGCGTACACCTCGTGA
- the gcvT gene encoding glycine cleavage system aminomethyltransferase GcvT — MSDVLSPLHDEHVALGAALTSFAGWQMPLRYTSDIAEHQAVRTAAGLFDLSHMGELEVSGAGAAAALDHALVGDLTALALGRARYTMIVREDGGVLDDLVVYRLAEDRFLVVANASNVAVVRDALTERLAGFDATLHDASLTTALIAVQGPRAEEIVTSAAEPVDVDPIRELKYYAAVNATVSGVPALVARTGYTGEDGFELFVPAEAAAELWRDLLAAGEPLGLVPAGLSARDSLRLEAGMPLYGNELDTTTTPYEAGLGRVVKLDKTGPDGTPLPFVGRAVLASRKGAQPARVLVGLRGLGKRAARHGYDVVMSTAPDAPVIGHVTSGAPSPTLGHPIALAYVTPEMCGEGRELAVDVRGRREPVVVVPVPFYRRPR; from the coding sequence GTGAGCGACGTCCTGTCCCCGCTGCACGACGAGCACGTCGCCCTCGGCGCCGCCCTGACCTCGTTCGCGGGGTGGCAGATGCCGCTGCGGTACACGAGCGACATCGCCGAGCACCAGGCGGTCCGCACGGCCGCGGGGCTGTTCGACCTCTCGCACATGGGCGAGCTCGAGGTCTCCGGCGCGGGGGCCGCCGCGGCGCTCGACCACGCGCTCGTCGGGGACCTCACGGCCCTCGCGCTGGGCCGGGCGCGCTACACGATGATCGTCCGCGAGGACGGCGGCGTGCTCGACGACCTCGTGGTCTACCGGCTCGCCGAGGACCGGTTCCTCGTCGTCGCGAACGCCTCGAACGTCGCCGTGGTGCGCGACGCGCTGACCGAGCGCCTCGCCGGGTTCGACGCGACGCTGCACGACGCCTCGCTGACCACCGCGCTCATCGCCGTGCAGGGTCCGCGCGCCGAGGAGATCGTCACGTCCGCGGCCGAGCCCGTCGACGTGGACCCGATCCGCGAGCTGAAGTACTACGCCGCGGTCAACGCCACCGTCTCGGGCGTCCCGGCGCTCGTCGCCCGGACCGGCTACACGGGCGAGGACGGCTTCGAGCTGTTCGTCCCGGCCGAGGCCGCCGCCGAGCTCTGGCGCGACCTGCTCGCCGCCGGGGAGCCCCTCGGGCTCGTCCCCGCGGGCCTGTCCGCGCGCGACAGCCTGCGCCTCGAGGCCGGGATGCCGCTCTACGGGAACGAGCTCGACACCACGACCACGCCGTACGAGGCGGGTCTCGGCCGCGTGGTGAAGCTCGACAAGACCGGGCCCGACGGTACGCCGCTGCCCTTCGTCGGCCGCGCGGTGCTCGCGTCGCGCAAGGGTGCCCAGCCGGCGCGCGTGCTCGTCGGTCTGCGCGGGCTCGGCAAGCGGGCGGCGCGCCACGGGTACGACGTCGTGATGAGCACCGCGCCGGACGCCCCGGTGATCGGGCACGTGACGTCGGGAGCCCCGTCGCCGACGCTCGGCCACCCGATCGCGCTCGCGTACGTGACGCCCGAGATGTGCGGCGAGGGCCGCGAGCTCGCGGTCGACGTCCGCGGTCGCCGCGAGCCGGTGGTCGTCGTGCCCGTTCCCTTCTACCGTCGTCCTCGCTGA
- the gcvH gene encoding glycine cleavage system protein GcvH — MSAFPEHLQYTVEHEWVDTRAGADAPATVGITSTAADALGDIVYVELPAVGEAITAGAVIGEIESTKSVSELFSPVSGTVVEVNEAVVETPELVNSDPFGAGWLLKVEVAETGPVLTSEEYAAQVAG, encoded by the coding sequence ATGAGCGCCTTCCCCGAGCACCTGCAGTACACGGTCGAGCACGAGTGGGTCGACACCCGCGCCGGCGCCGACGCGCCCGCGACCGTCGGCATCACCTCGACCGCGGCCGACGCGCTCGGCGACATCGTCTACGTCGAGCTCCCGGCGGTCGGCGAGGCGATCACCGCGGGCGCCGTGATCGGCGAGATCGAGTCCACGAAGTCGGTCTCCGAGCTGTTCTCGCCCGTCTCGGGCACGGTCGTCGAGGTCAACGAGGCGGTCGTCGAGACCCCCGAGCTCGTGAACTCGGACCCGTTCGGCGCCGGCTGGCTGCTCAAGGTCGAGGTCGCCGAGACGGGGCCCGTGCTGACCTCCGAGGAGTACGCGGCGCAGGTCGCCGGCTGA
- a CDS encoding helix-turn-helix domain-containing protein, with the protein MSILEADRTVTTPLAEPLTRRERVVLSELAEDVTLEEIATRLFVTRNTVKSQVRSVYRKIGVSTRAEAVAWAEAAGLR; encoded by the coding sequence ATGAGCATCCTTGAGGCAGACCGCACCGTCACGACGCCCCTCGCCGAGCCGCTGACACGGCGCGAACGCGTCGTCCTCTCCGAGCTCGCCGAGGACGTCACCCTTGAGGAGATCGCGACGCGCCTGTTCGTCACGCGCAACACCGTCAAGTCCCAGGTGCGCAGCGTCTACCGCAAGATCGGCGTCTCCACGCGCGCCGAGGCCGTCGCCTGGGCCGAGGCCGCCGGCCTGCGCTGA